Proteins co-encoded in one Bacteroidota bacterium genomic window:
- the glsA gene encoding glutaminase A produces the protein MEHRPHVPTHVTLRGGNARARLLSILNELHYKYASLGEGAVADYIPELAKANPDWFGISVVTVDGEVYEVGDCDRRFTIQSASKPFVYAAALEEHGRETVLARVGVEPTGDAFNSIIKLDEKSKRPHNPMVNAGAIAITSLIRGEGPTDKLNSLLSMFSRFAGHPIDVDMAVFMSERTTGHRNRALAHLMRNFGMIHNGIDEALDLYFQQCSVLVTSRDLATMAGSLANGGVNPLTGEQVLSPEYIRDVLSVMFTCGLYDYAGEWGYRVGLPAKSGVGGAVFAVVPRQFGVAVFSPPLDERGNSVRGIRVCEELSQLCGLHVFDALMGTEATVRTNAERAVPPGASQTALPEPTHARSLPLSSTGDQDVRSEVAVSVA, from the coding sequence ATGGAACATCGACCGCACGTCCCGACACACGTCACGCTCCGGGGTGGCAACGCCCGTGCCCGCTTGCTCTCGATCCTCAACGAGCTCCACTACAAGTACGCTTCGCTGGGCGAGGGGGCCGTGGCGGACTACATCCCCGAGCTCGCCAAGGCCAACCCCGACTGGTTCGGCATCTCCGTCGTCACCGTCGACGGGGAGGTCTACGAGGTCGGCGACTGCGACCGCCGCTTCACCATCCAGTCCGCCTCGAAGCCGTTCGTCTACGCCGCCGCTCTGGAGGAGCATGGGCGCGAGACCGTCCTCGCCCGCGTAGGCGTCGAGCCGACGGGCGACGCCTTCAACTCGATCATCAAGCTCGACGAGAAGTCCAAGCGGCCGCACAACCCGATGGTCAACGCCGGAGCCATCGCCATCACGAGCCTCATCCGCGGGGAGGGTCCGACGGACAAGCTGAACTCGCTCCTCAGCATGTTCTCGCGCTTCGCCGGCCATCCGATCGATGTCGACATGGCCGTCTTCATGTCCGAGCGCACGACGGGGCACCGCAACCGCGCGCTCGCCCACCTGATGCGCAACTTCGGGATGATCCACAACGGAATCGATGAGGCGCTGGACCTCTACTTCCAGCAGTGCTCCGTCCTCGTCACGAGCCGCGACCTCGCCACGATGGCCGGCTCACTCGCCAACGGCGGAGTCAATCCACTGACGGGCGAGCAGGTCCTCTCGCCGGAGTACATCCGCGACGTGCTCAGCGTGATGTTCACCTGCGGGCTCTACGACTACGCAGGCGAGTGGGGCTACCGCGTCGGGCTGCCTGCGAAGAGCGGAGTCGGGGGGGCCGTCTTCGCCGTGGTGCCCCGTCAGTTCGGCGTGGCGGTGTTCTCGCCGCCGCTCGACGAGCGAGGCAACAGCGTGCGCGGCATCAGAGTCTGCGAAGAGCTGTCACAGCTGTGCGGCCTGCACGTCTTCGACGCCCTCATGGGGACCGAGGCGACGGTGCGGACGAACGCCGAGCGGGCCGTTCCCCCGGGCGCGAGCCAGACAGCACTACCCGAGCCGACGCACGCCCGGTCGCTTCCACTAAGCAGCACCGGTGACCAAGACGTCCGGTCTGAAGTCGCGGTCTCGGTAGCCTGA